From the genome of Schaalia dentiphila ATCC 17982, one region includes:
- a CDS encoding response regulator, giving the protein MIIDDHEIVRRGIAEIVDRDDALEVVAEVGSVADAVRRADLVRPDVILVDLQLPDGTGIDIMNRLRSSHPQILPVVLTSFDDDEALAESLEAGARAYILKTVRGAEITDVIKAVADGRVLLDERTLTRRRVDHEDPTADLTPSERKVLDLIGDGLSNREIGEKLGVAEKTVKNHITSLLSKMGLQRRTQVAAWVAGQRAASWRN; this is encoded by the coding sequence ATGATCATTGACGACCACGAGATCGTTCGACGTGGCATTGCCGAGATCGTCGACCGCGACGACGCCCTCGAGGTTGTCGCCGAGGTCGGATCCGTTGCTGATGCCGTGCGTCGCGCCGACCTGGTGCGTCCCGACGTGATCCTGGTGGACCTGCAGCTGCCCGACGGCACCGGCATCGACATCATGAATCGACTGCGTTCCTCCCACCCGCAGATCCTCCCCGTCGTGCTCACCTCCTTCGATGACGATGAGGCCCTGGCTGAGTCCCTCGAAGCGGGTGCACGCGCGTACATCCTCAAGACCGTGCGTGGGGCGGAAATCACCGACGTGATCAAGGCGGTCGCCGACGGTCGCGTGCTGCTCGACGAGCGTACTCTGACGCGTCGCCGCGTCGATCACGAGGATCCGACCGCCGACCTGACGCCGTCGGAGCGCAAGGTCCTAGACCTGATTGGCGATGGCCTGTCGAACCGTGAGATCGGCGAGAAGCTGGGTGTCGCGGAGAAGACCGTGAAGAACCACATCACCTCTCTCCTGTCGAAGATGGGCCTGCAGCGCCGCACGCAGGTGGCCGCGTGGGTGGCCGGGCAGAGGGCGGCGTCCTGGCGTAACTGA
- a CDS encoding alpha-L-fucosidase, which yields MNLKRTLAGCAAAAALVLAPMSAPTFADAPEAPTGVPAAVPLSNSAKIANWQKLQYGMFMHFGVYSVYGGYYNGHRQGMGYPEQIKAWEKIPTDDYLAKAKDLAANFDAAAICQTAHDAGMTYLMITSKHHDGFAMWDTKTTDYNIVKASNYGKDPMKELSTECNKLGVKMAFYFSIIDWTKQTPEPYGNVNPIDEDLMTGTIKPQLTELLTNYGPIAELWFDMGGPTAEQSQRMAQWVHELQPATMVNSRVWNKAGDFEVGGDNSVTTDFHMGPWESIRSIFPACWGYCSWANRNDSAKSYKERELVNNLIGTVASGGQFAYNIGPKGDGTIDAFDAGVVTEVGQWMRRHPDAITGARPTWYPAPSWGKVMTKGNDLYFFPELWSPGKTLTLPSVGGHVTGVSVDGTDRSLEYTQDGATLTVTMSGDNPEPNLRPVIKVSFDAPPTYVPTQAVTAVDGATISAEQFFARASAMRYSGPQAFDAYLVNKGEKAITDLTLKFSGNFSADTTYKITLGEKSIEATGAQIEAGEVGEGLTLEPGKVTPLRLELAHPSYYADPIGMSSVSATVHVYGEDAATKPPVIATDPSSVSVKEGESATFTVVASGRPAPTIQWYRIPKGATEGTAIDGATSAMYTLTTTLADDGSQFYAVATNANGSTTSERATLTVAKGSDNLALNKTASMSSMGWGGVASRAVDGNTDGVWDNGSVAHTGRQANPWWEVDLGQTHPLGVVNVWNRSSSDNCQGTPCDQRLHDYWVIASTERLSSAFNPETAGAVDGVHVIKVDGVGARPSAVDFEGFEARYIRVMQPTELGEFALAEVEAFAAAAPAPDPQEQEPPVIKPLAVTADPAEDAQISGDGAFRTVTAKEGTQVTIKAEATGKPTPTLFWQVKREGSDSWAILEEENGPELTVTVDGETKGSVFRVMAINEAGVAESGLVTLALAEAPDPAPDPAPDPAPDPAPEVDHTVGTWMHDGVGWWWKISQGGYAKNEVLTLGSSVYRFDHRGYMLTGWVYWEGVWYYHDDSGAQVSGWIKTDGNWYYLEPGTCVMTTGWRVINGHWYLFAANGVMTTGWHKYDGVWYYMEPSGAMHAGWLRHGGSWYLLAGNGAMVTGWKQAGGTWYFFDPSGAMAQGWRHIDGDWYYFGPAGNMYTGSRQIDGRTYYFDPSGKWIV from the coding sequence GTGAACCTCAAGCGAACGCTTGCCGGTTGCGCGGCTGCCGCGGCACTGGTACTCGCACCCATGAGTGCCCCAACCTTTGCCGACGCGCCAGAAGCGCCCACCGGCGTCCCCGCAGCGGTCCCCCTCAGCAACAGCGCAAAGATCGCCAACTGGCAGAAACTCCAGTACGGCATGTTCATGCACTTCGGCGTCTATTCCGTCTACGGCGGCTACTACAACGGCCACCGTCAGGGCATGGGATACCCCGAGCAGATCAAGGCCTGGGAGAAGATTCCCACCGACGATTACCTCGCCAAGGCCAAGGACCTCGCGGCCAACTTCGACGCCGCGGCCATCTGTCAGACGGCCCACGACGCCGGCATGACCTACCTGATGATCACCTCCAAGCACCATGACGGCTTCGCCATGTGGGACACGAAGACGACGGACTACAACATCGTCAAGGCGTCCAACTACGGCAAGGACCCGATGAAGGAGCTGTCCACCGAGTGCAACAAACTCGGCGTGAAGATGGCCTTCTACTTCTCCATCATCGACTGGACGAAACAGACCCCGGAGCCCTACGGCAACGTCAACCCCATCGACGAGGACCTCATGACGGGGACGATCAAGCCTCAGCTGACCGAGCTTCTCACCAACTATGGGCCGATCGCCGAGCTCTGGTTCGACATGGGCGGTCCCACCGCCGAGCAATCGCAGCGCATGGCCCAGTGGGTCCACGAGCTCCAGCCCGCCACGATGGTCAACTCCCGCGTGTGGAACAAGGCCGGTGACTTCGAGGTCGGCGGTGACAACTCCGTGACCACGGACTTCCACATGGGTCCCTGGGAGTCGATCCGCTCGATCTTCCCCGCCTGCTGGGGATACTGCTCGTGGGCGAACCGTAACGACAGTGCGAAGAGCTACAAGGAACGCGAGCTCGTCAACAACCTCATCGGCACGGTGGCCTCGGGCGGACAGTTCGCCTACAACATCGGTCCCAAGGGAGACGGCACCATCGACGCGTTCGACGCCGGCGTCGTCACCGAGGTGGGACAGTGGATGCGCCGTCACCCCGACGCCATCACGGGGGCGCGCCCGACCTGGTACCCCGCGCCCTCCTGGGGCAAGGTCATGACCAAGGGCAACGACCTCTACTTCTTCCCCGAGCTGTGGTCGCCCGGTAAGACCCTCACCCTTCCCAGCGTCGGCGGACACGTCACCGGCGTGAGCGTCGACGGCACGGACCGTTCCCTGGAGTACACGCAGGACGGCGCCACCCTGACGGTCACCATGTCCGGCGACAACCCTGAGCCGAACCTGCGCCCCGTCATCAAGGTCAGCTTCGACGCCCCGCCTACCTACGTTCCCACCCAGGCGGTGACCGCCGTTGACGGCGCGACCATCTCCGCCGAGCAGTTCTTCGCACGCGCCTCCGCCATGCGCTACTCCGGCCCCCAGGCGTTCGACGCGTACCTGGTGAACAAGGGCGAGAAGGCCATCACCGACCTGACCCTGAAGTTCTCCGGCAACTTCTCTGCCGACACCACCTACAAGATCACCCTCGGCGAGAAGTCCATCGAAGCCACCGGTGCTCAGATCGAAGCGGGCGAGGTCGGCGAGGGACTCACCCTCGAACCCGGCAAGGTTACGCCGCTGCGCCTCGAGCTCGCCCACCCCTCGTACTACGCCGATCCGATCGGCATGAGCTCCGTCAGCGCGACCGTGCACGTCTACGGAGAGGACGCGGCCACCAAGCCCCCCGTCATCGCCACGGACCCATCCTCGGTGTCGGTGAAGGAGGGGGAGAGCGCGACCTTCACCGTCGTCGCCTCGGGCCGCCCGGCCCCAACCATCCAGTGGTACCGCATTCCCAAGGGCGCGACCGAGGGAACGGCGATCGATGGTGCGACGAGCGCCATGTACACGCTGACGACGACGCTCGCGGACGATGGCTCTCAGTTCTACGCCGTCGCCACGAACGCTAACGGGTCCACGACCTCGGAGCGTGCGACGCTCACCGTCGCCAAGGGATCCGACAACCTCGCCCTCAACAAGACGGCGTCCATGTCGTCGATGGGTTGGGGAGGTGTCGCCTCGCGCGCCGTTGACGGGAACACCGACGGCGTGTGGGACAACGGGTCCGTCGCCCACACCGGCAGGCAGGCGAACCCCTGGTGGGAGGTCGACCTCGGCCAGACCCACCCGCTCGGGGTCGTCAATGTCTGGAACCGCTCCTCCTCTGACAACTGCCAGGGAACCCCCTGCGATCAGCGCCTCCACGACTACTGGGTCATCGCCTCGACCGAGCGACTCTCCTCCGCGTTCAACCCCGAGACGGCCGGTGCCGTCGACGGCGTCCACGTGATCAAGGTCGACGGGGTGGGAGCACGCCCCAGTGCCGTCGACTTCGAGGGATTCGAGGCCCGCTACATCCGCGTCATGCAGCCCACCGAGCTCGGTGAGTTCGCGCTCGCGGAAGTCGAGGCGTTCGCGGCCGCCGCGCCAGCACCGGATCCTCAGGAGCAGGAGCCCCCGGTCATCAAGCCGCTGGCCGTGACCGCCGACCCGGCGGAGGACGCGCAGATCTCCGGCGACGGAGCCTTCCGCACCGTGACGGCCAAGGAAGGCACGCAGGTCACCATCAAGGCCGAGGCGACCGGAAAGCCGACGCCTACCCTGTTCTGGCAGGTTAAGCGTGAAGGCTCTGACTCGTGGGCGATCCTGGAAGAGGAGAACGGGCCCGAGCTCACCGTCACTGTTGACGGCGAGACCAAAGGATCGGTGTTCCGCGTGATGGCGATCAACGAGGCCGGGGTTGCCGAATCGGGTCTCGTGACCCTCGCCCTGGCTGAGGCGCCCGACCCGGCACCCGACCCCGCACCCGACCCCGCACCCGACCCCGCACCGGAGGTGGATCACACGGTCGGAACGTGGATGCACGACGGCGTCGGCTGGTGGTGGAAGATCAGCCAGGGCGGATACGCCAAGAACGAGGTGCTCACTCTGGGCTCTAGCGTGTATCGCTTCGACCACAGGGGATACATGCTGACCGGCTGGGTCTACTGGGAGGGCGTCTGGTACTACCACGATGATTCGGGAGCTCAGGTGAGCGGCTGGATCAAGACGGACGGCAACTGGTACTATCTTGAGCCGGGCACGTGCGTCATGACGACCGGATGGCGGGTGATCAACGGACATTGGTACCTCTTCGCCGCCAACGGAGTAATGACCACTGGCTGGCACAAGTACGATGGCGTCTGGTACTACATGGAACCCTCCGGTGCGATGCACGCCGGTTGGCTCAGGCACGGAGGCTCGTGGTACCTGCTCGCCGGCAACGGCGCGATGGTGACGGGATGGAAGCAGGCGGGCGGCACCTGGTACTTCTTTGACCCCTCGGGGGCCATGGCGCAGGGATGGCGACACATCGACGGCGACTGGTACTACTTCGGGCCCGCCGGGAACATGTACACGGGCAGCCGCCAGATCGATGGACGCACGTACTACTTCGACCCATCGGGCAAGTGGATCGTGTGA
- the cydD gene encoding thiol reductant ABC exporter subunit CydD codes for MRPFDPRLLRYARSARGPIAVTALLGTLTALLVLAQALLISAALSPVVSGTASLTDVWPFIVGIAAVFACRALIVAAREAVSTRAAAAAVRELRGRVVDASVTLGSRWRATKGAETTTLLSTGLEDLRPYFVSFLPQLVLVCTVTPAALGVILLLDFWSALIALLVIPLIPIFMILIGRFTQAASEDKLASMKRLTAQLLDLMSGLPTLRGLGREKAPRTHLHALGAANTKATMATLRVAFLSGGVLEFLTTLSVALVAVEVGMRLVFGNISLFHGLAVIMLAPEVFEPLRQVGAQFHASANGVTASKAAFDIIEEAEAVDSPGTDECPDMARTDIVLDSLGVRARGAWAPAPTSGVIAPGIVTALCGPSGTGKSTIVLCLLADMTPDAGRVLLRPSASSSESGESVLSDIDPAAWRRQISWVPQSPTLVPGTILDNMGDLPLDDLNDAAAATGFDEVLASAPDGWNTVIGSGGVGLSVGQRQRLALTRALAAHSQVVILDEPTAHLDAVSEETVVRAIDAMRDAGRTVIVIAHRAAMMEAADAVIDVRSAADEEARA; via the coding sequence GTGCGTCCCTTTGATCCTCGCTTGTTGCGTTATGCCCGCTCGGCGCGCGGCCCCATCGCTGTGACGGCCCTCTTAGGGACGCTGACTGCGCTGTTGGTTCTCGCCCAGGCGCTTCTCATTTCCGCAGCACTCTCCCCCGTCGTCTCGGGCACCGCGTCCCTCACCGACGTCTGGCCCTTCATTGTGGGAATCGCGGCCGTGTTTGCCTGCCGCGCGCTGATCGTCGCCGCCCGTGAGGCGGTGAGCACTCGCGCGGCCGCCGCCGCGGTGAGGGAGCTGCGCGGACGCGTCGTGGATGCGAGCGTCACGCTGGGATCTCGTTGGAGGGCGACCAAGGGCGCGGAGACGACGACCCTACTGTCGACGGGGCTCGAGGATCTGCGTCCCTACTTCGTCTCCTTCCTGCCCCAGCTTGTCCTCGTGTGCACGGTGACCCCGGCGGCGCTCGGCGTCATTCTTCTGCTCGACTTCTGGTCCGCGCTCATCGCTCTCCTCGTCATCCCTCTGATCCCGATCTTCATGATTCTCATCGGGCGTTTTACGCAGGCAGCCTCGGAGGACAAGCTCGCGTCGATGAAGCGCCTGACCGCCCAGCTCCTCGACCTCATGTCGGGCCTGCCCACGCTCCGCGGCCTCGGCCGCGAAAAGGCACCGCGCACGCACCTGCACGCTCTGGGTGCCGCGAATACAAAGGCTACGATGGCCACGCTTCGCGTCGCGTTCCTCTCGGGCGGCGTGCTCGAGTTCCTGACGACCCTGTCGGTGGCCCTCGTCGCCGTCGAGGTCGGCATGCGCCTCGTTTTCGGCAACATTTCACTGTTCCACGGCCTCGCTGTCATCATGCTCGCGCCCGAGGTTTTCGAGCCCCTGCGCCAGGTCGGCGCACAGTTCCACGCGTCGGCGAACGGCGTGACGGCGTCGAAGGCAGCGTTCGACATCATCGAAGAGGCCGAGGCCGTGGACTCCCCCGGAACCGACGAGTGCCCCGACATGGCACGCACCGACATCGTTCTCGATAGCCTCGGCGTGCGTGCGCGCGGCGCGTGGGCTCCGGCTCCGACGAGCGGCGTCATCGCGCCTGGCATCGTGACGGCGCTGTGCGGTCCCTCCGGCACGGGAAAGTCGACGATTGTCCTGTGTTTGCTGGCCGACATGACACCGGATGCAGGTCGTGTCCTGCTGCGGCCGTCGGCGTCGTCCTCCGAAAGCGGTGAGTCCGTCCTGTCGGATATCGATCCCGCCGCGTGGCGTCGCCAGATCTCGTGGGTGCCCCAATCCCCCACGCTGGTTCCCGGTACGATCCTGGACAACATGGGCGATCTGCCTCTCGACGACCTGAACGATGCGGCAGCGGCAACCGGCTTCGATGAAGTCTTGGCCAGCGCCCCGGACGGGTGGAATACCGTCATCGGCTCCGGCGGCGTCGGCCTGTCCGTTGGACAGCGCCAGCGCCTCGCCCTCACGCGAGCCCTCGCCGCACACTCCCAGGTCGTTATCCTCGACGAGCCCACAGCACACCTTGATGCCGTCAGCGAAGAGACCGTCGTGCGGGCTATCGACGCGATGCGGGACGCGGGACGCACCGTCATCGTCATCGCGCACCGCGCAGCCATGATGGAGGCAGCTGATGCTGTCATCGACGTTCGCTCGGCCGCTGACGAGGAGGCACGCGCATGA
- the cydC gene encoding thiol reductant ABC exporter subunit CydC — MKFFLTRAESAALRRCISMLDVSRSGFALSLLLGVTALSAAIALGGTAAWLIARASQHPPVLYLTVAATSVRLFGVSRALARYLSRLASHKVALTGMDSLRNNLYDVLAAAPGTKLSTLRRGDLMTRAGADVDEVGNVVVKTLLPAFVAAIVGVGTVGVITIISPAAGIILAISLVVSGVIAPVLIARSVRLAESQGADARTDIAATSLAILEGATELFMAGTLERARRSLSESEAALSAALARSARLSAFARGLDVCAMGVAVIGALLIGIPQTTSGVLVQVLLAVIVLVPLSAFEGVAELTPAAAQLVRSAQAATRICSLLDEETPAQPHDIPEGATVIEARDLAIGWPGGPTLATGISLTLRPGSSLAIVGPSGIGKTTLLATLTGIIPPKSGSALINGVPAWGADRDQLTSRITMTAEDAHVFATTIYENLRVARASLTRDEASELLSRAGLAQWVQSLPDGLDTVIGSGGTTVSGGERRRLLMARALAAPAPIMALDEASEHLDAATADRLMETLLTRSPERATLVVTHRLSALDQADHVIVLAAPEPGQCATIAARGTHDEVLQALPAYRWALDQEEQ; from the coding sequence ATGAAGTTCTTTCTCACCCGCGCTGAATCCGCTGCGTTGCGCCGATGCATCTCCATGCTCGACGTCTCGCGCTCGGGTTTCGCTCTGTCGTTGCTTCTCGGCGTCACCGCCCTCAGCGCCGCAATCGCTCTCGGCGGCACCGCCGCCTGGCTCATCGCACGCGCGTCCCAGCATCCCCCGGTGCTCTACCTGACGGTCGCTGCGACCTCGGTTCGCCTCTTTGGTGTCTCGCGTGCCCTCGCACGCTACCTGTCACGCCTCGCTTCCCACAAGGTGGCGCTGACGGGCATGGATAGCCTGCGCAACAACCTCTACGACGTGTTGGCTGCGGCCCCCGGAACGAAGCTTTCCACGCTGCGCCGAGGCGATCTCATGACCCGTGCGGGAGCCGACGTTGATGAGGTCGGCAACGTTGTCGTCAAGACTCTCCTGCCAGCTTTTGTCGCGGCGATCGTCGGCGTGGGTACGGTCGGTGTCATCACGATCATCTCTCCGGCGGCCGGCATCATCCTCGCGATCAGCCTCGTCGTTTCGGGCGTCATTGCCCCGGTCCTCATCGCCCGCTCGGTGCGCCTGGCTGAGAGCCAGGGAGCCGATGCGCGCACCGACATCGCGGCGACCTCGCTCGCGATCCTCGAGGGTGCCACCGAGCTGTTCATGGCGGGCACGTTGGAGCGCGCGCGCCGCTCTCTCAGCGAGTCCGAGGCTGCCCTGAGCGCCGCTCTGGCCCGCTCGGCGCGCCTGTCCGCGTTCGCGCGCGGCCTCGACGTATGCGCGATGGGCGTTGCGGTGATCGGCGCCCTCCTGATCGGGATCCCACAGACGACCTCGGGGGTCCTCGTACAGGTCCTCCTGGCCGTCATTGTCCTCGTCCCGCTATCCGCCTTCGAGGGAGTCGCCGAGCTGACGCCCGCCGCCGCCCAGCTCGTGCGCAGCGCCCAGGCCGCGACGCGCATCTGTTCGCTCCTGGATGAGGAGACACCGGCGCAGCCCCACGACATTCCGGAGGGAGCCACCGTCATCGAGGCACGCGATCTCGCCATCGGTTGGCCGGGCGGGCCAACGCTCGCAACGGGTATTTCGCTGACGCTACGCCCGGGATCGTCCCTCGCGATCGTCGGGCCCTCGGGCATCGGTAAGACGACGCTGCTAGCGACCCTCACGGGCATCATCCCACCTAAGTCGGGCAGTGCTCTGATCAACGGCGTTCCCGCATGGGGAGCCGATCGCGACCAACTCACCTCACGCATCACGATGACGGCGGAGGACGCACACGTCTTCGCCACCACCATCTACGAAAACCTGCGGGTCGCGCGCGCATCCCTTACCCGCGACGAGGCCTCGGAACTGCTGTCCCGAGCCGGCCTCGCGCAGTGGGTTCAGTCCCTGCCCGACGGCCTCGACACCGTGATCGGCTCCGGAGGCACAACCGTGTCCGGCGGAGAGCGCCGCCGCCTGCTCATGGCCAGGGCTCTCGCCGCGCCCGCTCCGATCATGGCTCTCGACGAGGCCTCCGAGCACCTTGATGCGGCGACGGCCGACCGCCTCATGGAAACGCTCCTGACGCGCTCACCCGAGCGGGCTACCCTGGTGGTCACCCACCGCTTGAGCGCCCTGGACCAGGCCGACCACGTCATCGTCTTGGCTGCGCCCGAGCCCGGCCAGTGCGCGACGATCGCCGCGCGCGGCACACACGACGAGGTCCTGCAGGCCCTCCCCGCCTACCGCTGGGCCCTCGACCAGGAGGAACAATGA
- a CDS encoding sensor histidine kinase produces the protein MSTDSTDFTLLQAALDLTSSLDLKAGLQNFVDQACALTSSPHATLSVLDTWGATTLQLEFHEDGPVPEVPESLMTAIPASVPLLVNSPSDAPDLDLPASTPPFLGVSILVHEQVYGRLYLCGKAGGYSSADAAVLSALAPAAGIAVENAHLYADSKRTERWISASQSLTTTMLEGADEEEALELIAKTVREVSHADTAIIVLQSVGDKWAAEIVDGKNASSLLGLTFPPEGRAMSVLHEGTGMIVDSMSRAQTMRVPQLAAFGSALYAPLRSRGVSSGVLILLRQIGAPEFDSSELSLAESLASQATLALELASARHAQDVAALLDERDRIGRDLHDFAIQQLFATGMALDAAKQKVAAGQTDPAALESLIDSSLASIDEAVRQIRTIVHNLRERDKAVGLVERIRRESSLTRSALGFAPSLLITLDGNAINSDLDNELVVIDEFDGRVDPDLSDDVVAIVREGLSNIARHAHATAATVCVDVSGRGKSGRVRITITDDGRGIDPARTRNSGLANMAERARRHHGTFDTVSGGEGGGTRLRWIAPLEG, from the coding sequence ATGAGCACCGACTCCACTGACTTCACGCTGCTGCAAGCTGCCCTGGACCTCACCAGTTCCCTGGACTTGAAGGCGGGCCTGCAGAACTTCGTGGACCAGGCCTGCGCCTTGACGTCCTCTCCGCACGCTACGCTCTCAGTCCTGGACACGTGGGGGGCCACCACCCTGCAACTCGAGTTCCACGAGGACGGTCCAGTCCCCGAGGTCCCCGAGTCTCTCATGACGGCGATCCCTGCGAGTGTGCCTCTCCTCGTCAACTCGCCGTCGGATGCACCCGACCTCGATCTGCCCGCTTCCACTCCCCCGTTCCTGGGTGTCTCGATCCTCGTACACGAGCAGGTCTACGGACGCCTGTACCTGTGCGGGAAGGCGGGCGGGTATTCGTCCGCCGATGCCGCTGTCCTCAGCGCGCTCGCACCCGCCGCTGGCATCGCCGTTGAAAACGCGCACCTGTACGCGGACTCCAAGCGCACCGAGCGGTGGATCAGCGCCTCTCAGTCGCTGACAACCACCATGCTGGAGGGCGCCGATGAGGAGGAGGCGCTCGAGCTCATTGCCAAGACCGTGCGCGAAGTGTCCCACGCGGACACCGCCATCATCGTCCTGCAGTCCGTGGGCGACAAGTGGGCTGCCGAAATCGTCGACGGCAAGAACGCCTCCAGCCTGCTGGGTTTGACTTTCCCGCCCGAAGGCCGCGCGATGAGCGTGTTGCACGAGGGTACCGGCATGATCGTGGACTCGATGTCGCGCGCGCAGACGATGCGTGTCCCCCAGCTGGCTGCCTTCGGATCGGCCCTGTACGCGCCACTGCGTTCGCGTGGCGTGTCGTCCGGTGTCCTCATTCTGCTCCGTCAGATCGGCGCACCCGAGTTCGACAGCTCCGAGCTTTCGCTCGCGGAATCCCTCGCTTCCCAGGCCACGCTTGCCCTTGAGCTTGCATCGGCTCGCCACGCTCAGGACGTGGCCGCACTGCTGGACGAGCGCGACCGCATCGGGCGCGACCTCCACGACTTTGCCATCCAGCAGCTGTTTGCGACCGGCATGGCCCTGGATGCAGCCAAGCAGAAGGTCGCTGCAGGCCAGACGGACCCGGCTGCCCTCGAGTCCCTCATCGATTCTTCGCTCGCTTCCATCGACGAGGCCGTGCGTCAGATCCGCACGATCGTGCACAACCTACGCGAGCGCGACAAGGCCGTCGGCCTGGTGGAGAGAATCCGCCGCGAATCGTCGCTGACGCGTTCAGCCCTCGGTTTTGCGCCCTCGCTGCTCATCACGCTTGACGGCAACGCCATCAACTCGGACCTGGATAACGAGCTCGTCGTCATCGACGAGTTCGACGGGCGCGTCGACCCAGACCTGTCCGACGACGTCGTCGCCATCGTTCGCGAGGGCCTGTCGAACATCGCCCGCCACGCACACGCGACCGCCGCCACCGTGTGCGTCGACGTATCCGGGCGGGGCAAGTCCGGGCGGGTGCGCATCACGATCACCGACGACGGGCGCGGCATCGATCCCGCGCGCACGCGCAACTCCGGCCTGGCCAACATGGCGGAGCGGGCTCGCCGACACCACGGCACCTTCGATACCGTTTCGGGCGGTGAGGGAGGCGGAACCAGGCTAAGGTGGATTGCTCCGTTGGAGGGCTAG
- the cydB gene encoding cytochrome d ubiquinol oxidase subunit II translates to MTLSILWFVLIAVLWTVYLILEGFDFGVGMLLPFVAKGDRERTQTVRTIGPHWDGNEVWLLTAGGATFAAFPEWYATMFSGMYLALFLILVCLIIRVMALEWRSKVATEKWRHAWDWAHTISAWLVPILLGVAFANFVQGMRIEVVDVATGTIIDPTLVNQSLATATHQLTGGFFSLLTPYTILGGLAVMAVCLAHGAQFLALKTTGEVRDRANAIAAPATIAATVLAAAWLVWGQFAYTTNVLAWIPLVVAALAIIASTALSQASLRREGWSFVASSVAIAGAVAWVFASMAPAVQKSSINPAYSLTIDQASSTPSTLTVMTIVTVCLLPIVLVYVFWSYWMFRARVGAEDVETQTGLLLKKIRVGENFFAN, encoded by the coding sequence ATGACTCTGTCTATCCTGTGGTTCGTTCTCATCGCCGTTCTGTGGACGGTCTACCTGATCCTCGAGGGCTTCGACTTCGGCGTCGGCATGCTCCTCCCCTTCGTCGCCAAGGGCGACCGTGAGCGCACCCAGACCGTGCGCACGATCGGCCCCCACTGGGACGGCAACGAGGTGTGGCTGCTCACCGCTGGTGGCGCAACCTTCGCCGCGTTCCCCGAGTGGTACGCGACCATGTTCTCGGGCATGTACCTCGCCCTGTTCCTGATCCTCGTCTGCCTGATCATCCGCGTCATGGCTCTCGAGTGGCGCTCCAAGGTCGCCACCGAGAAGTGGCGTCACGCCTGGGACTGGGCGCACACGATCAGCGCGTGGCTCGTCCCGATCCTGCTGGGCGTCGCTTTCGCGAACTTCGTCCAGGGTATGCGCATCGAGGTTGTTGACGTGGCCACCGGCACCATCATCGACCCGACGCTGGTCAACCAGTCGCTGGCAACCGCGACGCACCAGCTAACCGGCGGTTTCTTCTCGCTGCTCACGCCCTACACCATCCTGGGCGGTCTGGCCGTTATGGCCGTGTGCCTGGCTCATGGCGCGCAGTTCCTGGCGCTGAAGACGACGGGCGAGGTCCGCGACCGCGCCAACGCGATTGCCGCCCCCGCGACGATCGCCGCGACCGTCCTGGCCGCCGCCTGGCTGGTCTGGGGTCAGTTCGCCTACACGACGAACGTTCTGGCGTGGATCCCGCTCGTGGTTGCTGCGCTCGCGATCATCGCATCGACGGCTCTGTCGCAGGCGTCGCTGCGTCGTGAGGGCTGGTCCTTCGTGGCCTCCTCGGTCGCCATCGCCGGCGCTGTCGCGTGGGTGTTCGCTTCGATGGCTCCGGCCGTCCAGAAGTCCTCGATCAACCCGGCGTACTCGCTGACGATTGATCAGGCTTCCTCGACCCCGTCGACGCTGACTGTCATGACCATCGTGACCGTCTGCCTGCTGCCGATCGTCCTGGTTTACGTCTTCTGGTCCTACTGGATGTTCCGCGCTCGCGTGGGCGCCGAGGACGTAGAGACGCAGACGGGTCTGCTGCTCAAGAAGATCCGCGTGGGCGAGAACTTCTTCGCCAACTGA